Proteins from a genomic interval of Toxoplasma gondii ME49 chromosome Ia, whole genome shotgun sequence:
- a CDS encoding hypothetical protein (encoded by transcript TGME49_294960) — translation MRSPAGFQQPPPPYPASSGPLGARSLEAPAGGVGSPLNVPHGEQRALLSSPGEKATEGEVRPDDEMKAQVAALLLKRQFRSVLRHVTGALQPELPPDRLLQWLSVKVYALLSLKDAAGIEAELQALPHPLSSSFWTYERHRHIYPVSDETTGSLIPFCLHLFLAAAPSICTPSAPSGLDAIYALLRFCRNQLGKFCEAARCSCAVGPPASPARNALLRLLVPSVSASSSFSSSPFEDAPAGATHSPSSSGKQECAGNISGDSSREGKEARDARSDALHALWLERLTIVAFLAAEILVARGHPQEALQLLQEEILPRRQHMPTLSLMGRISLRMSCLDLAEEFFGYVECLSERESVVTRTNNGLLALLSRDATAARREFEAGQALARAGEEERRQFLLGVSAFETSREEVHEAEQARQAAALPGWATKRLAAVTFPSALASTAANLAVANLYDKKLYEATVALECAMERHPEESLFVGGVRNLLTLYEFSLNKQTCLPYLSNLILTAAAEDQELAALVAP, via the exons ATGAGGAGTCCCGCGGGTTTCCAg cagcCGCCTCCACCGTACCCTGCGAGTTCTGGACCTCTCGGAGCTCGCTCCTTGGAAGCGCCTGCCGGAGGCGTCGGTTCTCCACTCAATGTCCCGCACGGTGAACAACGCgcgttgctctcttctcctggtGAGAAGGCCACCGAGGGAGAAGTTCGGCCCGACGACGAGATGAAGGCGCAAGTTGCAGCTCTTCTGTTGAAAAGACAGTTTCGATCTGTCCTCCGCCATGTGACCGGGGCTCTGCAG CCCGAGCTCCCGCCAGACCGCCTCCTTCAGTGGCTCTCAGTCAAAGTCTAcgcacttctctctctgaag GACGCGGCCGGCATCGAGGCAGAGCTGCAGGCTCTGCCCCacccgctttcttcttccttctggaCCTACGAGCGCCACCGCCACATTTACCCAGTCTCCGACGAGACGACGGGGTCTCTGATtccgttttgtctccaccTGTTCCTGGCGGCTGCGCCGAGCATCTGCACACCAAGTGCGCCGTCTGGCCTCGACGCCATCTACGCTCTCCTGCGCTTCTGTCGAAATCAACTTGGAAAGTTCTGCGAAGCCGCAAGGTGCTCCTGTGCCGTTGGCCCTCCCGCATCCCCTGCTCGCAacgctctccttcgtcttctcgtccctagtgtctctgcttcctcttctttctcttcttctcctttcgagGATGCCCCGGCAGGGGCGACGCattccccgtcttcttctgggaAGCAGGAATGTGCAGGGAACATCTCGGGGGACAgttcgagagaaggaaaggaggcgCGGGATGCGAGGAGCgacgcgctgcatgcgctctggCTCGAGCGCCTGACGATCGTTGCCTTCCTCGCAGCCGAAATCCTCGTCGCCAGAGGGCACCCGCAG GAGGCTCTTCAACTCCTGCAAGAAGAGATTCTCCCACGGCGCCAACACATGCCGACGCTCTCGCTGATGGGCCGCATCAGCCTTCGT ATGAGCTGTCTCGATCTCGCTGAAGAGTTCTTCGGTTACGTCGAGTGTCTAAGCGAGCGTGAGAGCGTCGTGACAAGGACGAACAA cggcttGCTGGCGCTGCTCAGCCGAGACGCGACAGCGGCTCGCAGAGAGTTCGAGGCGGGTCAGGCGTTGGCCAgggcaggcgaagaagaaaggcgacaaTTTTTGCTGGGAGTGAGTGCCTTCGAGACCAGTCGAGAAGAAGTTCACGAAGCCGAGCAAGCGCGACAGGCTGCGGCGCTCCCTGGTTGGGCCACCAAGCGCCTGGCAGCCGTCACCTTCCCGTCCGCGCTCGCGAGCACTGCGGCGAATCTCGCAGTGGCAAACTTGTACGACAAAAAACTCTACGAGGCGACGGTGGCTCTCGAGTGTGCCATGGAACGCCATCCA gAAGAGTCGCTCTTTGTCGGAGGTGTGAGGAATCTGCTGACGTTGTACGAGTTCTCCCTCAACAAGCAGACTTGCCTGCCCTACTTGTCGAATCTCATTCTGACAGCGGCAGCTGAGGATCAGGAGCTCGCTGCACTCGTCGCGCCGTAA
- a CDS encoding hypothetical protein (encoded by transcript TGME49_294970) → MQKRQPAGDIYRSQRQELQPRVAAGLGSTVSGRTEEGACCGGGRAWDGGQGMNQDRLKSVDACTTKTPFGTGDEQVTLRTPRTGSGRWPSLILEVSASETRPTTTTVGAVSTGSVTVSSGGGVQRSLRRLLPRTTQGPSPSAPVAVVFQTPLSGQLTPTAPTATLGIASALVPGGLRSSTPQILSGPTSPSVLPVLSVAAPGHPPARAGAQPVLVVTTAQASTGPQPPQMLVVTHPSGGQPPSSYTVPTYVVSQGGNGFGAGCDGSPVGCFPPVRQLLLERPPRPQVSPPRVTSMPSSISFQGSPTQQPQSTPSRGSPTQQPQSTPFRGSPTQQPQSPPSRGSPTQQPQSPPSRGSPTQQPQSPPFRGSPTQQPQSPPSRGSPTQQPQSPPFRGSPTQQPQSPPSRGSPTQQPQSENMHFGVSTPLHVAQSKGSPRLPPSQEVGRLQRMRRRSSPSYSDRPGSSLSPPLGLMRIFMDVLLGNLERSLGLPSPPLGPQWRPFPRTSTSGATGAAGPSEAASSSGVSHPSGATSSEVSGSSGAPGPLRAELEPSEVVAGRSGAMATSSKESTPSPSGCGSPCSSAYAVAPDSRSADSPREVDRPVAFLKRKLRRSWGEEEDGKSGSDSDGSSNKPTWKHKKFRRGSPRNDDDGSQGGASDV, encoded by the exons ATGCAAAAGAGGCAGCCAGCTGGTGATATCTACCGGAGTCAGCGGCAGGAGCTGCAGCCACGCGTCGCTGCCGGCCTGGGCAGCACTGTCAGTGGCAGGACGGAAGAAGGGGCCTGCTGCGGAGGCGGCCGTGCGTGGGATGGGGGACAGGGGATGAACCAGGACCGCCTGAAGAGCGTGGACGCCTGCACCACTAAAACTCCTTTTGGCA CGGGGGATGAACAGGTGACCCTGAGGACGCCACGCACTGGGAGCGGACGATGGCCCTCCCTCATTTTGGAGGTGTCTGCCTCCGAGACGCGACCCACCACAACGACCGTGGGCGCGGTGTCAACTGGATCGGTCACAGTTTCGAGCGGAGGAGGCGTGCAAAGATCTCTCCGACGCTTGTTGCCCCGTACGACTCAAGGTCCTTCCCCCTCTGCACCGGTTGCCGTTGTCTTCCAGACGCCTCTGTCTGGACAGCTGACCCCG ACGGCGCCAACAGCAACCCTCGGCATTGCCTCAG CTCTCGTTCCTGGCGGCCTCCGGAGTAGTACCCCTCAGATACTCTCGGGGCCCACCAGTCCGTCGGTCCTCCCAGTCCTGTCCGTCGCAGCTCCAGGTCACCCGCCAGCGCGTGCAGGTGCTCAACCGGTTCTCGTGGTGACTACGGCGCAGGCTTCCACAGGtccgcagccgccgcagaTGCTCGTCGTGACACACCCCAGTGGAGGACAGCCCCCTTCGAGTTACACCGTGCCGACATATGTTGTTAGCCAAGGCGGTAACGGCTTCGGTGCTGGCTGCGATGGCTCTCCTGTTGGCTGTTTTCCGCCAGTGAGGCAGCTGCTGCTTGAGCGGCCGCCTCGACCCCAAGTGTCTCCGCCACGAGTCACGTCAATGCCATCGTCAATTTCCTTTCAAGGGAGTCCTACGCAGCAGCCGCAGTCAACTCCGTCTCGAGGGAGTCCTACGCAGCAGCCGCAGTCAACTCCGTTTCGAGGGAGTCCTACGCAGCAGCCGCAGTCGCCTCCGTCTCGAGGGAGCCCTACGCAGCAGCCGCAGTCGCCTCCGTCTCGAGGGAGTCCTACGCAGCAGCCACAGTCGCCTCCGTTTCGAGGGAGCCCTACGCAGCAGCCGCAATCGCCTCCGTCTCGAGGGAGTCCTACGCAGCAGCCACAGTCGCCTCCGTTTCGAGGGAGTCCTACGCAGCAGCCACAGTCGCCTCCGTCTCGAGGGAGTCCTACGCAGCAGCCGCAGTCCGAAAACATGCATTtcggtgtctcgacaccacTACATGTGGCACAGAGCAAGGGAAGCCCGAGATTGCCCCCGTCTCAAGAGGTAGGTCGGCTTCAGCGAATGCGAAGGCGTTCATCGCCATCATATTCCGACCGCCCGGGTTCCTCGTTGTCGCCACCTTTAGGTCTCATGCGCATTTTTATGGATGTTCTACTCGGGAACCTCGAGAGGAGTCTGGGCCTGCCTTCCCCGCCACTGGGACCTCAATGGCGTCCATTTCCCCGGACTTCCACGTCAGGTGCCACTGGAGCTGCAGGTCCGTCCGAGGCTGCAAGTTCTTCTGGAGTTTCACATCCTTCTGGAGCGACAAGTTCCGAAGTTTCAGGTTCTTCTGGAGCTCCGGGTCCTTTAAGGGCTGAGCTCGAGCCGTCTGAGGTCGTGGCAGGGAGATCGGGAGCGATGGCCACATCGAGTAAAGAAAGTACACCGAGTCCGTCTGGATGTGGATCGCCGTGCTCTTCTGCGTACGCGGTTGCGCCAGACTCTAGGTCAGCCGACTCTCCAAGGGAGGTGGACAGACCAGTCGCGTTTCTGAAGCGGAAGTTGCGGAGATCAtggggggaggaggaggatgGGAAAAGCGGGTCTGACTCCGACGGTTCTTCGAACAAACCGACTTGGAAGCACAAGAAGTTCAGGCGAGGAAGCCCCCGAAACGATGACGATGGGTCTCAGGGCGGAGCGAGTGACGTGTGA